GGGGTATGACACCCGCCACGAGCCCCCACGATGTTCTGACCCGCAAACTCGCGGAGGAAGGAATGCGCTTCACCCGTCAGAGGGAGGTTGTCTACGGTGCCCTCCTCGCGAAACGGGATCATCCCACCGCCGACGAAGTTTATGCGAGGGTGCGGGCCGAGATGGCCGGCATTTCGCTCGCGACCGTCTACAATACGCTTGAAACCCTCGTTCAGTGCAACCTGGTCAAGCAGGTCAACTTCGAGCGTGAACCGACCCGTTACTGCCCCAATCTGAAGGAGCACGCCCACTTTCACGACACCCGGACCGGGCAGATCGTCGACGTGGAGATCGACAAGGAGACCGTGGAAGGCCTTCGCCGGAAGCTGCCGGAAGGCTTCGAAGCGGCCCAGATCGAGATCAATTTCCGCGGGCGGACCCTGCAGACTTCCAGCTGAAACCGTCCCCATCCCTGACCAGACTTCACCAGAAATGAA
This sequence is a window from Opitutaceae bacterium. Protein-coding genes within it:
- a CDS encoding transcriptional repressor encodes the protein MTPATSPHDVLTRKLAEEGMRFTRQREVVYGALLAKRDHPTADEVYARVRAEMAGISLATVYNTLETLVQCNLVKQVNFEREPTRYCPNLKEHAHFHDTRTGQIVDVEIDKETVEGLRRKLPEGFEAAQIEINFRGRTLQTSS